The Aliiroseovarius pelagivivens genome contains a region encoding:
- a CDS encoding pyruvate dehydrogenase complex E1 component subunit beta — protein sequence MAIEVLMPALSPTMEEGTLAKWLVKEGDEVASGDILAEIETDKATMEFEAVDEGIIGKILIADGTEGVKVNTPIAVLIEEGESADDVASTPAPAAEAPAAAAPAAAPVAAQPIVSEDLSDPEIPEGTEMRSTTVREALRDAMAEEMRSDDTVFLMGEEVAEYQGAYKVSQGLLDEFGARRVIDTPITEHGFAGLATGAAMGGLKPIVEFMTFNFAMQAIDHIINTAAKTRYMSGGQMTCPIVFRGPNGAAARVGAQHSQDYAAWYAQIPGLYVAMPYSAADAKGLMKTAIREETPVVFLENELLYGQSFEVPVMDDYAIPFGKARIWREGSDVTIVSFGIGMKYALEAADKLAEDGISAEVIDLRTLRPIDYDTVIRSVQKTNRCITVEEGWPVASIGNHITAQIMERAFDYLDAPVINLTGKDVPMPYAANLEKLALVTTAEVVEAAKAVTYR from the coding sequence ATGGCTATTGAAGTACTGATGCCCGCCCTGTCCCCCACGATGGAGGAAGGCACGCTGGCCAAATGGCTGGTTAAAGAAGGTGACGAGGTCGCATCGGGCGACATCCTTGCCGAGATCGAAACCGACAAAGCGACGATGGAGTTTGAAGCTGTTGATGAAGGCATCATCGGCAAAATCCTGATCGCCGATGGCACGGAAGGCGTGAAAGTGAATACGCCCATCGCCGTGCTGATCGAAGAAGGCGAAAGCGCCGATGATGTGGCGTCGACCCCTGCCCCGGCAGCGGAAGCCCCTGCAGCAGCGGCTCCGGCGGCAGCCCCTGTGGCGGCGCAGCCCATCGTATCGGAAGATCTATCCGACCCGGAAATCCCGGAAGGCACCGAAATGCGCTCGACCACCGTGCGTGAAGCACTGCGTGACGCGATGGCCGAAGAAATGCGCTCGGACGACACTGTTTTCCTGATGGGGGAAGAGGTCGCGGAATACCAAGGCGCCTATAAGGTCAGCCAAGGTCTGCTGGACGAATTCGGCGCCCGACGCGTGATCGACACGCCGATCACCGAGCACGGCTTTGCCGGTCTGGCAACGGGTGCCGCGATGGGCGGTCTGAAACCGATTGTCGAGTTCATGACCTTCAACTTCGCCATGCAGGCGATTGACCACATCATCAACACCGCCGCCAAGACCCGCTATATGTCGGGCGGTCAAATGACCTGCCCGATCGTCTTCCGCGGCCCGAACGGCGCAGCAGCCCGCGTGGGTGCTCAGCACTCGCAGGATTATGCGGCATGGTATGCGCAGATCCCCGGCCTCTATGTCGCGATGCCGTATTCTGCTGCGGATGCAAAAGGTCTGATGAAAACAGCAATCCGCGAAGAGACCCCCGTTGTGTTCCTGGAAAACGAGCTGCTTTACGGCCAAAGCTTCGAAGTGCCGGTGATGGACGACTATGCGATCCCGTTCGGCAAGGCGCGCATCTGGCGTGAAGGCTCGGATGTGACCATCGTCAGCTTCGGCATCGGCATGAAATACGCACTGGAAGCGGCTGACAAGCTGGCTGAAGACGGTATCTCGGCCGAAGTAATCGACCTGCGCACCCTGCGCCCGATCGATTATGACACGGTGATCCGCTCGGTCCAGAAAACCAACCGCTGTATCACGGTGGAAGAAGGCTGGCCGGTGGCGTCTATCGGCAACCACATCACCGCTCAGATCATGGAACGCGCTTTCGATTACCTTGATGCGCCGGTGATCAATCTGACGGGCAAAGATGTTCCGATGCCTTACGCTGCGAACCTTGAAAAGCTTGCGCTTGTAACCACCGCCGAGGTGGTAGAGGCCGCCAAAGCTGTAACCTATCGTTAA
- a CDS encoding FtsB family cell division protein: MGAPRAQAGIGGVIYFVGAVGLGLYFTFASVQGDYGLFRRVQIEAETHALLKERDALSAQIVELRNKTKRLSDDFLDLDLLDEQARNVLGVVRADEVVLR, from the coding sequence ATGGGCGCACCTCGCGCACAAGCTGGAATTGGTGGAGTTATCTACTTTGTTGGGGCCGTTGGCCTTGGCTTATACTTCACCTTTGCCAGCGTGCAGGGCGACTATGGATTGTTCCGGCGCGTACAGATCGAGGCCGAGACGCATGCGCTTTTGAAAGAGCGTGATGCGCTCTCGGCTCAGATCGTCGAGCTGCGCAACAAGACCAAGCGCCTGTCGGATGATTTCCTTGATCTGGATCTGCTGGACGAACAAGCCCGCAATGTGCTGGGTGTAGTTCGCGCGGACGAAGTCGTATTGCGCTGA
- the pdhA gene encoding pyruvate dehydrogenase (acetyl-transferring) E1 component subunit alpha, with protein sequence MAARKSAPKKTAKSNTSKEELLEYYREMLLIRRFEEKSGQLYGMGLIGGFCHLYIGQEAVVVGLEAAAKEGDKRLTSYRDHGHMLACGMDPKGVMAELTGREGGYSRGKGGSMHMFSKEKHFYGGHGIVGAQVPIGTGLAFADKYLDNGGVTFAYFGDGAANQGQVYESFNMASLWQLPVIYVIENNQYAMGTSLQRASSTPDIYTRGASFGIPGEAVDGMDVLAVKEAGERATEHCRSGNGPYILEMKTYRYRGHSMSDPAKYRTREEVQKVREERDAIEHVRELLLQGKHVSEDDLKAIDKEIKAVVNDAAEFSKTSPEPALEELWTDIYA encoded by the coding sequence ATGGCCGCCCGGAAAAGCGCTCCGAAAAAGACCGCTAAATCAAACACATCCAAAGAAGAGCTTCTTGAATACTACCGCGAGATGCTTCTGATCCGTCGATTCGAAGAAAAGTCCGGCCAGCTTTACGGCATGGGCCTGATCGGCGGGTTCTGTCACCTTTACATCGGACAAGAAGCCGTTGTCGTTGGGCTGGAAGCCGCCGCGAAGGAAGGCGACAAACGCCTGACATCCTATCGCGACCACGGCCACATGTTGGCCTGTGGCATGGACCCGAAAGGTGTCATGGCCGAGCTGACGGGCCGCGAAGGCGGCTATTCGCGCGGCAAAGGCGGCTCGATGCACATGTTCTCGAAAGAGAAACATTTTTACGGCGGTCACGGGATCGTTGGTGCGCAGGTTCCGATCGGTACTGGTCTGGCATTTGCGGACAAGTATCTGGACAATGGCGGCGTAACTTTCGCCTATTTCGGTGACGGCGCGGCCAACCAAGGTCAGGTTTACGAAAGCTTCAACATGGCGTCGCTGTGGCAGCTTCCGGTGATCTACGTGATCGAAAACAACCAGTACGCCATGGGTACCTCTCTGCAGCGTGCCAGCTCGACCCCTGACATCTATACCCGCGGCGCATCGTTCGGCATTCCCGGCGAAGCTGTCGATGGCATGGATGTTCTGGCCGTGAAAGAAGCTGGCGAACGCGCCACAGAACACTGCCGTTCAGGCAATGGCCCCTACATTCTGGAAATGAAAACCTATCGCTATCGCGGCCACTCGATGTCGGATCCGGCAAAGTACCGCACCCGCGAAGAGGTTCAGAAAGTCCGAGAAGAACGCGACGCCATCGAACATGTGCGCGAGCTTCTGTTGCAAGGCAAACATGTGTCCGAAGATGACCTGAAGGCCATCGATAAAGAGATCAAGGCCGTCGTAAATGACGCCGCCGAGTTCTCGAAAACCAGCCCCGAGCCCGCGCTCGAGGAGCTGTGGACCGATATTTACGCCTGA